The Amycolatopsis sp. DG1A-15b genome window below encodes:
- the ssd gene encoding septum site-determining protein Ssd: protein MTGERPLVIAADETVLDEILRVAAVAGCELDRAPDLTAASGHWARAPLVVLDEEAVRHPPALPRRRGILLVCKGSPGPATWEHAFRSGVERVIALPDEESALAGAFADVVETPAAQPGLVLGVVGGRGGAGASVFAATLALAAAGDPGGALLLDCDPLSGGLDVLLGLEKTPGPRWPDVQLSGRVSVSSLAATLPRRTHHGGSLPVLASGPEGNGPQAESLSAILSAGRRAGRTVVCDLPRTLGEASEEAVLRADLVLLVVPLEFRACLAAKKVLNRLSKLTARIGMVTCGHSKDPDVHKAVLMGPPLMASMPPERGLWNALERAEFPTKRKGPLAKTAAEVLAAARREAQAATR, encoded by the coding sequence ATGACGGGGGAACGACCGCTGGTGATCGCCGCGGACGAAACCGTGCTGGACGAGATACTGCGCGTGGCCGCGGTCGCGGGCTGCGAACTCGACCGCGCACCGGACCTGACGGCGGCGAGCGGGCATTGGGCCCGTGCGCCGCTGGTGGTCCTCGACGAAGAAGCCGTGCGGCACCCGCCGGCCCTGCCCCGGCGCAGAGGGATCCTCCTGGTCTGCAAGGGCAGTCCGGGACCGGCGACGTGGGAGCACGCCTTCCGCAGCGGCGTCGAGCGCGTGATCGCGTTGCCCGACGAAGAGTCCGCGCTCGCCGGCGCGTTCGCCGACGTCGTCGAGACACCGGCGGCGCAACCCGGTCTGGTGCTCGGCGTGGTCGGCGGCCGGGGTGGCGCGGGGGCGTCGGTGTTCGCGGCGACCCTCGCACTGGCGGCCGCCGGCGATCCGGGCGGCGCCCTGCTGCTGGACTGCGATCCGCTCAGCGGCGGCCTGGATGTGTTGCTCGGCTTGGAAAAGACTCCCGGACCACGCTGGCCGGACGTGCAGCTGAGCGGCCGGGTGTCGGTGTCGTCGCTGGCCGCGACCCTCCCACGGCGGACGCACCACGGCGGCAGCCTCCCGGTGCTCGCGTCCGGTCCCGAAGGCAACGGCCCGCAGGCCGAGTCGTTGTCGGCGATCCTGTCCGCCGGTCGCCGCGCGGGCCGCACGGTGGTGTGCGACCTCCCGCGGACCCTCGGTGAGGCGTCCGAGGAGGCGGTGCTGCGGGCGGACCTGGTGCTGCTGGTGGTGCCGCTGGAGTTCCGGGCGTGCCTGGCGGCGAAGAAGGTGCTGAACCGCCTGTCGAAGCTGACGGCCCGCATCGGCATGGTCACATGTGGACATTCGAAGGACCCGGACGTCCACAAGGCCGTCCTGATGGGTCCACCATTGATGGCCTCGATGCCCCCGGAGCGCGGCCTCTGGAACGCGCTGGAGCGAGCCGAGTTCCCGACGAAGCGCAAGGGCCCCCTGGCCAAGACGGCGGCCGAGGTCTTGGCAGCAGCCCGCCGCGAAGCCCAGGCGGCCACCCGATGA
- a CDS encoding sodium-translocating pyrophosphatase, producing MSRQFLAEGGSITLSGGGYTIVGVVAVVALAALVIGYVLLKEVLAAGQGTAKMQDIAKAVQEGAAAYLKRQRNTLAIFGVIVFLLLFILPADDWNEKIGRSIFFLVGAGFSFAIGYLGMWLATQANLRVAAASREEGGREIAMRVAFRTGGVVGMITVGLGLFGAAVVVLVYTGQAPKVLEGFGFGAALIAMFMRVGGGIFAKAADVGADLVGKVEQGIPEDDPRNAATIADNVGDNVGDCAGMAADLFESYAVMLVAALILGSTAFGVHGLIFPLIVPAIGVITAVIGVYITKARPGEGGLVTINRSFYISAVISAVLSAIAAFVYLPSSFADFGADFAKTSGNPAVIATIAVIIGIVLAAIILKLTGYYTGTEYKPVKDVGQTSETGAATVILSGISIGFESAVYTALVIGAAVFGAYLLGGGVALFAVALAGTGLLTTVGVIVAMDTFGPVSDNAQGIAEMSGDVDEKAAQILTELDAVGNTTKAITKGIAIATAVLAATALFGSYSDAITKAVGVGGEFVANIVGPATLVGVIVGAAVVFMFSGLAVNAVSRAAGAVVYEVRRQFRDIPGIMEGTTRPEYGKVVDIVTRDSLRELTTPGLLAVFAPIAVGFGLGTSALAGYLAGAIACGTLMAIFLANSGGAWDNAKKLVEDGNHGGKGSAAHEATIIGDTVGDPFKDTAGPAINPLIKVMNLVSVLIAPAIVQLTVGDSANTAVRIIISLVAVAVIVAAVVVSKRRGTVISDTPAEIKA from the coding sequence ATGTCACGGCAGTTCCTCGCGGAGGGCGGGTCCATCACGCTCTCCGGAGGTGGCTACACGATTGTCGGTGTAGTCGCCGTGGTCGCGCTTGCCGCACTCGTCATTGGCTACGTCTTGCTCAAGGAGGTGCTGGCCGCAGGCCAGGGCACCGCCAAGATGCAGGACATCGCCAAGGCGGTGCAGGAAGGCGCGGCCGCGTACCTCAAGCGGCAGCGGAACACCCTCGCCATCTTCGGCGTGATCGTGTTCCTCCTGCTCTTCATCCTTCCCGCGGACGACTGGAACGAGAAGATCGGCCGTTCGATCTTCTTCCTGGTCGGTGCGGGATTCTCGTTCGCGATCGGCTACCTCGGCATGTGGCTGGCGACGCAGGCGAACCTGCGCGTCGCCGCCGCGTCGCGTGAGGAAGGCGGCCGCGAGATCGCGATGCGCGTCGCGTTCCGCACCGGCGGCGTGGTCGGCATGATCACCGTCGGCCTCGGCCTGTTCGGTGCCGCGGTCGTCGTGCTGGTCTACACCGGCCAGGCGCCCAAGGTGCTGGAAGGGTTCGGCTTCGGCGCCGCCCTGATCGCGATGTTCATGCGTGTCGGCGGCGGCATCTTCGCCAAGGCCGCCGACGTCGGCGCGGACCTGGTCGGCAAGGTCGAGCAGGGCATCCCGGAGGACGACCCCCGCAACGCCGCGACCATCGCGGACAACGTGGGCGACAACGTCGGTGACTGCGCCGGCATGGCCGCGGACCTCTTCGAGTCCTACGCCGTCATGCTCGTCGCCGCGCTGATCCTGGGCAGCACCGCCTTCGGCGTGCACGGCCTGATCTTCCCGCTGATCGTCCCGGCCATCGGTGTCATCACCGCCGTCATCGGTGTCTACATCACCAAGGCGCGCCCCGGCGAAGGCGGTCTGGTCACGATCAACCGCTCCTTCTACATCTCTGCGGTGATTTCCGCGGTGCTGTCGGCGATCGCGGCGTTCGTGTACCTGCCGAGCAGCTTCGCCGACTTCGGCGCGGACTTCGCCAAGACGTCGGGCAACCCGGCCGTCATCGCCACCATCGCGGTGATCATCGGCATCGTCCTCGCGGCGATCATCCTGAAGCTGACGGGTTACTACACCGGCACCGAGTACAAGCCGGTCAAGGACGTCGGCCAGACGTCGGAAACCGGTGCGGCGACGGTCATCCTGTCCGGTATCTCGATCGGTTTCGAGTCCGCTGTGTACACCGCGCTGGTCATCGGCGCGGCCGTGTTCGGTGCGTACCTGCTGGGCGGCGGCGTCGCGCTGTTCGCCGTCGCGCTGGCCGGTACCGGTCTGCTGACCACCGTCGGCGTCATCGTCGCGATGGACACCTTCGGCCCGGTCTCGGACAACGCGCAGGGTATCGCCGAGATGTCGGGCGACGTCGACGAGAAGGCGGCGCAGATCCTCACCGAGCTCGACGCGGTCGGCAACACCACGAAGGCGATCACCAAGGGCATCGCGATCGCCACGGCGGTCCTCGCCGCGACGGCGCTGTTCGGTTCCTACTCGGACGCGATCACGAAGGCGGTCGGGGTCGGCGGCGAGTTCGTCGCCAACATCGTGGGTCCGGCCACCCTGGTCGGCGTGATCGTCGGCGCGGCCGTCGTCTTCATGTTCTCCGGCCTCGCGGTCAACGCGGTGTCCCGGGCCGCCGGCGCGGTCGTCTACGAAGTGCGCCGCCAGTTCCGCGACATCCCGGGGATCATGGAGGGCACCACCCGTCCCGAGTACGGCAAGGTCGTCGACATCGTCACGCGCGACTCGCTGCGTGAGCTGACGACGCCGGGTCTGCTGGCGGTCTTCGCCCCGATCGCCGTCGGCTTCGGCCTGGGCACCAGCGCGCTCGCCGGCTACCTGGCCGGCGCGATCGCCTGCGGCACCCTGATGGCGATCTTCCTCGCCAACTCCGGTGGCGCGTGGGACAACGCCAAGAAGCTGGTCGAAGACGGCAACCACGGCGGCAAGGGTTCGGCCGCGCACGAGGCCACCATCATCGGTGACACCGTGGGCGACCCGTTCAAGGACACCGCCGGACCGGCCATCAACCCGCTGATCAAGGTGATGAACCTGGTTTCCGTGCTGATCGCGCCCGCCATCGTGCAGCTCACGGTCGGCGACAGCGCCAACACCGCGGTCCGCATCATCATCTCGCTGGTCGCGGTCGCCGTGATCGTGGCCGCGGTCGTGGTGTCGAAGCGGCGGGGCACCGTCATCTCCGACACTCCGGCCGAGATCAAGGCCTGA
- a CDS encoding type II secretion system protein: MITPWFPLCVGAALACWPAPPNRLQAMIEPPATVRVPQVWRAVRWLLPAALAGLLAGAGGAIAAGVLTLAWSQEWRAHRRAAADLTMAAHTATALRTMVAELRSGAHPVTAAEAAADVVPAVAGDLQALATAARLDTELPAPALPRLAAAWTLAQRHGLPMADVLDAARRDAEAGLAFGRRMRAKLAGPRASAAVLTGLPVLCVLLGQVMGAGPLSVLTGSTPGQVLLVAGCVLLWAGTAWCRALTGRVRIR; the protein is encoded by the coding sequence ATGATCACCCCGTGGTTCCCGCTGTGCGTGGGCGCGGCCCTGGCGTGCTGGCCGGCGCCGCCGAACCGGCTCCAGGCCATGATCGAGCCACCGGCCACCGTCCGGGTTCCCCAGGTGTGGCGCGCCGTCCGTTGGCTGCTTCCGGCCGCCCTCGCCGGATTGCTCGCGGGAGCGGGCGGCGCGATCGCCGCCGGCGTGCTGACACTCGCGTGGAGCCAGGAATGGCGAGCTCACCGCCGAGCCGCGGCGGACCTGACGATGGCCGCGCACACCGCAACCGCGTTGCGGACGATGGTGGCCGAGCTCCGATCCGGCGCCCATCCGGTCACGGCCGCGGAAGCCGCCGCCGACGTGGTCCCGGCCGTGGCGGGCGACCTCCAAGCCCTGGCGACGGCGGCCCGGCTCGACACCGAGTTGCCCGCACCGGCCTTACCGCGGCTGGCCGCCGCCTGGACGCTGGCCCAACGCCACGGCCTCCCGATGGCCGACGTCCTCGACGCGGCCCGCCGCGACGCCGAAGCCGGCCTGGCGTTCGGCCGCCGGATGCGCGCCAAGCTGGCCGGGCCGCGGGCGAGTGCGGCGGTGCTCACCGGACTGCCGGTTCTCTGCGTGCTGCTCGGGCAGGTCATGGGCGCGGGTCCGCTGTCCGTGCTGACCGGCAGCACACCGGGCCAGGTGCTGCTGGTCGCCGGGTGTGTCCTGCTCTGGGCGGGCACGGCCTGGTGCCGGGCCCTGACCGGACGGGTGCGGATCCGGTGA
- a CDS encoding TadA family conjugal transfer-associated ATPase, giving the protein MTADFVDRVRNRLAGDRRQADPVAVATAVRAEAGGVLGHDAVLDAARQARDEFIGAGPLAPLLDDPATTDVLVTGPHEVWTDGPQGLIRSGIRFKDEESVRRLAQRLALAAGRRLDDAQPYVDGWLPGAGPHGRIRVHAVLPPIAAGGTCLSLRVLRPATHDLATLGELGAFDEAGARLLRTVVSKRMAFLVTGGTGAGKTTLLAALLGVVDPGERIVCVEDAGELQPAHPQFVGLVARPPNVEGAGAVSLPELVRQALRMRPDRLVVGEVRGAEVGALLTALNTGHDGGACTVHANSPAEVPARIEALAALGGLGRDAVHSQLVAAIRVVLHMRREPDGRRRLAEVGVLRAEHGRARVVPVWRAGRWTVDRHLFATSGAIAC; this is encoded by the coding sequence ATGACCGCCGACTTCGTCGACCGCGTCCGCAACCGCCTGGCCGGCGACCGCCGCCAGGCCGATCCGGTCGCCGTCGCGACCGCCGTCCGTGCCGAAGCCGGTGGTGTCCTCGGCCACGACGCCGTGCTCGACGCCGCCCGCCAAGCCCGCGACGAGTTCATCGGCGCCGGTCCGCTGGCCCCGCTCCTCGACGACCCGGCAACCACCGACGTGCTCGTCACCGGCCCGCACGAAGTCTGGACCGACGGCCCCCAAGGCCTGATCCGCAGCGGCATCCGCTTCAAGGACGAAGAATCCGTCCGCCGCCTGGCCCAGCGCCTCGCCCTCGCGGCCGGGCGCCGCCTCGACGACGCGCAGCCCTACGTCGACGGCTGGCTCCCCGGCGCCGGCCCCCACGGCCGCATCCGCGTGCACGCCGTCCTCCCGCCGATCGCGGCCGGCGGCACCTGCCTGTCCCTCCGCGTCCTGCGCCCGGCGACGCACGACCTCGCCACGCTCGGCGAACTCGGCGCATTCGACGAGGCTGGCGCCAGACTTCTCCGCACCGTTGTCTCGAAGCGGATGGCGTTCCTCGTCACCGGCGGCACGGGCGCGGGCAAGACCACGCTCCTGGCCGCGCTGCTCGGCGTCGTCGACCCGGGTGAACGGATCGTCTGCGTCGAGGACGCCGGCGAGCTGCAACCCGCGCACCCGCAGTTCGTCGGCCTCGTCGCCCGTCCGCCCAATGTGGAGGGTGCGGGCGCGGTCAGCCTGCCCGAGCTCGTCCGCCAGGCGCTGCGCATGCGTCCCGACCGGCTGGTGGTCGGCGAGGTTCGCGGTGCCGAGGTCGGCGCGCTGCTCACCGCGCTCAACACCGGTCACGACGGCGGCGCCTGCACCGTCCACGCCAATTCCCCGGCGGAGGTGCCCGCCCGCATCGAGGCACTGGCCGCGCTCGGTGGCCTCGGCCGCGACGCCGTGCACAGCCAGCTCGTCGCCGCGATCCGCGTGGTGCTGCACATGCGGCGCGAACCGGACGGCCGCCGGCGCCTCGCCGAGGTCGGCGTACTTCGTGCCGAACACGGCCGGGCCCGGGTCGTGCCGGTGTGGCGCGCGGGCCGGTGGACGGTTGACCGGCACCTGTTCGCGACGTCGGGGGCGATCGCGTGCTGA
- a CDS encoding type II secretion system F family protein, with product MTAIALLLFAGALLSWPDEAIVRRFTRLTDGPRPVRAGHHALPHIAAALGGVSTAVLVGGVAGAVAGTIVTATGWWAIRRTRRPRPLAVDIAAKLRLAGTLDLLAACLRAGLPVPSALEAVAGTAPAAASTALSSTAGLLALGSRPDEAWTPVQAVPGLGELAAAAIRTSRSGAAFAAAAGDLAGRFRDELATEAEERAERAGVALALPVGLCFLPAFFCLGVLPVVLGLAGRLGPLF from the coding sequence GTGACCGCGATCGCGCTCCTGCTCTTCGCCGGAGCATTGCTGAGCTGGCCGGACGAAGCCATCGTGCGGCGTTTCACCCGGCTGACCGACGGCCCGAGGCCCGTCCGCGCGGGCCACCACGCGCTACCGCACATCGCGGCGGCGCTGGGCGGCGTCTCGACAGCGGTGCTGGTCGGCGGGGTCGCCGGGGCGGTGGCGGGCACGATCGTGACGGCGACCGGGTGGTGGGCGATCCGCCGCACCCGCCGCCCGCGGCCACTGGCCGTGGACATCGCCGCCAAGCTGCGGCTGGCGGGCACGCTCGACCTTCTCGCCGCCTGCCTGCGCGCCGGCCTGCCGGTTCCCTCGGCGTTGGAGGCCGTGGCGGGCACCGCGCCCGCGGCAGCGAGTACGGCGCTGAGCTCGACGGCGGGATTGCTCGCCCTCGGCTCCCGCCCGGACGAGGCTTGGACACCGGTGCAGGCCGTCCCCGGCCTGGGCGAGCTGGCGGCCGCGGCGATCCGGACGTCCCGGTCCGGGGCGGCGTTCGCCGCGGCGGCAGGCGACCTCGCCGGACGGTTCCGCGACGAGCTGGCCACCGAAGCCGAGGAACGCGCCGAGCGGGCCGGGGTGGCGCTCGCACTGCCGGTCGGTCTGTGTTTCTTGCCGGCCTTCTTCTGCCTGGGCGTGCTGCCGGTCGTCCTCGGCCTGGCCGGGCGGCTCGGCCCGCTCTTCTGA
- a CDS encoding Rv3654c family TadE-like protein, with protein MLKVDGQAPDSGAATIWTALAVAALTGVATLALWLGATVIARHRAESAADLGALAAASHANEGPVHACERARWVADRMGVRLVSCRWQQLDALVEVEARGPDLAGLPRPSAHARAGPAAEQLSPVTAAPTANLGGTPIRPLGAGG; from the coding sequence GTGCTCAAGGTTGACGGGCAGGCCCCGGACAGCGGAGCGGCCACGATCTGGACGGCATTGGCGGTGGCGGCCCTGACGGGCGTGGCAACGCTGGCGTTGTGGCTGGGAGCGACGGTGATAGCGCGCCATCGGGCCGAGTCGGCGGCCGACCTGGGCGCGTTGGCCGCGGCCTCCCACGCGAACGAAGGTCCAGTCCACGCGTGCGAACGCGCGAGATGGGTGGCCGACCGGATGGGAGTGAGGCTCGTGAGCTGCCGATGGCAACAGCTCGACGCGTTGGTCGAAGTCGAGGCAAGAGGCCCCGACCTGGCGGGCCTCCCAAGGCCATCCGCCCACGCCCGCGCCGGCCCGGCTGCCGAACAACTGAGCCCAGTCACGGCGGCACCGACGGCCAACCTGGGTGGCACGCCGATCCGTCCGCTCGGAGCTGGTGGCTGA
- a CDS encoding DUF4244 domain-containing protein, which translates to MRTFRRRPRPDDGSTTVEYAIVTVAVAAFAAVLYSLLTGDSVVSWLTNLVMKALSVPS; encoded by the coding sequence ATGCGCACGTTCCGCCGCCGGCCCCGCCCGGACGACGGTTCCACGACGGTCGAGTACGCCATCGTCACGGTCGCCGTCGCGGCCTTCGCCGCTGTCCTCTACTCCTTGCTCACCGGAGACTCGGTCGTCTCCTGGCTGACGAACCTGGTCATGAAGGCCTTGTCGGTGCCGTCATGA
- a CDS encoding TadE family type IV pilus minor pilin, giving the protein MTVEAALGLAGLTVVTVLLVAGIAVLTSQLRCTDAAREAARLLARGQPTGAAAAVHEIGPPGANLTFEQIGDTITAKVTAHPASGLLPAIHLDATAYAVAEPGTEVRSAQG; this is encoded by the coding sequence GTGACCGTCGAGGCAGCGCTCGGCCTGGCCGGCTTGACGGTGGTGACGGTCCTGCTGGTCGCGGGCATCGCGGTGCTGACGAGCCAGCTGCGCTGCACGGACGCGGCCCGCGAGGCGGCGCGGCTCCTGGCGAGGGGCCAGCCGACCGGGGCGGCGGCCGCGGTCCACGAGATCGGGCCGCCGGGCGCGAACCTGACGTTCGAGCAAATCGGCGACACGATCACGGCCAAGGTGACGGCCCACCCGGCATCCGGCCTCCTCCCGGCAATCCACCTCGACGCAACGGCCTACGCGGTCGCCGAGCCGGGCACGGAGGTGAGAAGTGCTCAAGGTTGA
- a CDS encoding bifunctional DNA primase/polymerase, which translates to MLDANWPDSWRGAFRIELRAEAIGLAWRGWPVLPGVDPAPLAEGDDLTWRRPVPAIDAWREQLGTHAHEVATWFSDRTHSLLVATGTVLDAVEVDDELGKRACRLLRALGHPAPIIALPNGRWLFLTTVADHVPAELATRASIQWHGKDSYIPLPPSPFQHGVVHWRVKPEVCGWQLPDAAEVHDVLVRALAGERSAQLVQTSAA; encoded by the coding sequence ATGTTGGACGCGAATTGGCCGGACAGCTGGCGGGGCGCCTTCCGCATCGAACTGCGGGCGGAGGCGATCGGGCTTGCCTGGCGCGGCTGGCCGGTGCTCCCGGGCGTCGACCCCGCTCCGCTCGCGGAAGGCGACGACCTCACCTGGCGCCGTCCGGTTCCGGCCATCGACGCCTGGCGTGAGCAGCTCGGCACCCACGCCCACGAGGTCGCCACCTGGTTCTCCGACCGCACCCACAGCCTGCTCGTCGCCACCGGCACCGTGCTCGACGCCGTCGAGGTCGACGACGAACTCGGCAAGCGCGCCTGCCGCCTCCTCCGCGCCCTCGGGCACCCCGCGCCCATCATCGCGCTGCCGAACGGCCGCTGGCTCTTCCTCACCACCGTCGCCGACCACGTTCCGGCCGAGCTGGCGACCCGCGCCTCCATCCAGTGGCACGGCAAGGACAGCTACATCCCGCTGCCGCCTTCGCCGTTCCAGCACGGTGTCGTGCACTGGCGCGTGAAGCCCGAGGTCTGCGGCTGGCAGCTGCCGGACGCCGCCGAGGTGCACGACGTCCTCGTGCGGGCCCTGGCCGGCGAGCGCTCGGCGCAGCTGGTCCAGACCAGCGCCGCCTGA
- a CDS encoding DEAD/DEAH box helicase, translating into MTAGTPSREHPVTHVADLPGRAARYAEWPPWVDPAVIAALRDCGVSAPWAHQAEAASHAYEGRHVVISTGTASGKSLAYQLPVLSRLAAGEKANALYLSPTKALGADQLRAVSSLDVPGVRAASFDGDTPMAERDWVRAHANWVFTNPDMLHRGILSAHGRWATFFRRLSCVVVDECHSYRGVFGSHVALLLRRLRRVAEHYGASPVFVLASATTASPASFATRLTGVPCVAVTEDASPRGARTVALWEPPLLEELTGENGAPVRRSAGAETSRILADLVLEGARSLAFIRSRRGAELAALGARRILSEVDPALAETVAAYRSGYLPEERRALEAALLAGRLLGVATTNALELGVDIAGLDAVVLAGYPGTLASFWQQAGRAGRSGDSALVVFVARDDPLDTYLVHHPAALLSRPVETAVLDPANPYVLAPQLACAVAELPLTLPELEVFGGAAAQEVLAELAEQKLVRRRSSGWYWTSRDRPHAEVGIRGTGGEQIAVVEADSGRMLGTVDPGSACFAVHPGAVYLHQGSSYVVDELDLETGLALVHAENPDWTTTPREVVDISVLSTQEKQDFGGVSVCLGEVAVTSQVVGYLRRRPSGEVLDHTPLDLPEQSLRTRAVWYTVSAELLGGDSSSAGAADAGGSGGSGGSGGSGGSDGEAGTGGHRVGTESAGPVGTGEETQANGRGPVHEGGRTPGGAGLVPARVPGALHAAEHAAIGLLPLFATCDRWDIGGVSTAWHEDTGEATVFVHDGHPGGAGFAERGYAAIVPWLAATREAIVSCECPTGCPSCVQSPKCGNGNEPLDKAGAVAVLGTVLGALRQHGT; encoded by the coding sequence GTGACCGCCGGCACCCCGTCGCGCGAGCACCCGGTCACGCACGTCGCGGACCTGCCTGGTCGCGCGGCGCGCTACGCAGAGTGGCCACCTTGGGTGGATCCGGCGGTTATCGCTGCGCTGCGTGATTGCGGCGTCTCGGCCCCCTGGGCGCACCAGGCCGAGGCGGCTTCGCACGCGTACGAGGGCCGTCACGTCGTGATTTCGACCGGGACGGCCTCGGGCAAGTCACTCGCCTACCAGCTGCCGGTGCTGTCCCGGCTGGCCGCGGGCGAGAAGGCGAACGCGCTGTACCTGTCGCCGACGAAGGCGCTGGGCGCGGACCAGCTGCGCGCCGTGTCCTCTTTGGACGTGCCAGGGGTGCGGGCGGCGTCGTTCGACGGCGACACGCCCATGGCCGAGCGTGACTGGGTGCGTGCGCACGCGAACTGGGTGTTCACCAACCCGGACATGCTGCACCGCGGGATCCTGTCGGCGCACGGCCGGTGGGCCACGTTCTTCCGGCGGCTCAGCTGCGTGGTCGTCGACGAGTGCCACAGCTATCGCGGCGTCTTCGGCTCGCACGTCGCCTTGCTGCTTCGCCGGCTTCGGCGGGTGGCTGAGCACTACGGCGCTTCGCCGGTCTTCGTGCTCGCTTCGGCGACGACGGCGTCGCCCGCTTCGTTCGCTACGCGGTTGACGGGTGTGCCTTGTGTCGCGGTGACGGAGGACGCTTCGCCTCGCGGGGCGCGCACGGTCGCGTTGTGGGAGCCGCCGCTGCTGGAGGAGCTGACCGGGGAAAACGGCGCGCCGGTCCGGCGTTCGGCCGGGGCGGAGACATCGCGGATCCTCGCCGACCTGGTCCTGGAAGGTGCGCGGTCGCTGGCCTTCATCCGGTCGCGGCGCGGCGCGGAACTGGCGGCACTGGGTGCGCGCCGCATTCTGTCCGAAGTAGACCCGGCCTTGGCGGAAACCGTTGCGGCGTATCGGTCTGGCTATCTGCCGGAGGAGCGTCGCGCGCTGGAGGCCGCGCTGCTGGCCGGCCGGCTGCTGGGGGTCGCGACGACGAACGCCTTGGAGCTCGGCGTCGACATCGCGGGCCTGGACGCGGTGGTGCTGGCCGGCTACCCGGGCACGCTCGCGTCGTTCTGGCAGCAGGCCGGCCGGGCGGGCCGGTCCGGCGATTCGGCGCTGGTGGTGTTCGTCGCGCGGGACGACCCGCTCGACACCTACCTGGTGCACCACCCGGCGGCGTTGCTTTCGCGGCCGGTGGAGACGGCGGTACTCGACCCCGCGAACCCGTACGTGCTGGCGCCGCAGCTCGCGTGCGCCGTGGCCGAGCTGCCGCTGACGCTGCCCGAACTGGAGGTGTTCGGCGGCGCGGCGGCCCAGGAGGTACTGGCCGAGCTGGCGGAACAGAAGCTGGTGCGGCGCCGGTCGAGCGGCTGGTACTGGACTTCGCGGGACCGGCCGCACGCCGAAGTCGGCATCCGCGGCACCGGCGGGGAGCAGATCGCGGTGGTCGAAGCGGACTCCGGCCGGATGCTCGGCACGGTCGACCCGGGTTCGGCCTGCTTCGCCGTGCACCCCGGCGCGGTGTACCTGCACCAGGGGTCGTCGTACGTCGTCGACGAGCTGGATCTGGAAACCGGGCTGGCGCTGGTGCACGCGGAGAACCCGGACTGGACGACGACACCGCGCGAAGTCGTGGACATCTCAGTGCTGAGCACCCAGGAGAAGCAGGACTTCGGCGGGGTGAGCGTCTGCCTCGGCGAGGTGGCCGTGACGTCGCAGGTCGTCGGGTACCTGCGACGCCGGCCGTCCGGGGAGGTACTGGACCACACGCCGCTCGACCTGCCGGAGCAGAGCCTGCGGACGCGCGCGGTCTGGTACACGGTGTCCGCCGAGCTGCTCGGCGGGGACTCGTCGTCCGCTGGTGCCGCTGATGCGGGTGGCTCCGGCGGCTCGGGTGGCTCCGGCGGCTCGGGTGGTTCCGATGGCGAGGCGGGGACCGGGGGCCATCGGGTGGGGACCGAATCTGCGGGGCCGGTGGGGACCGGGGAGGAGACCCAGGCGAACGGTCGGGGGCCCGTTCACGAGGGTGGCAGGACACCGGGGGGTGCCGGATTGGTTCCGGCACGGGTCCCCGGTGCCCTGCACGCCGCCGAGCACGCGGCGATCGGCCTGCTACCGCTGTTCGCTACGTGCGACCGGTGGGACATCGGCGGGGTGAGTACCGCGTGGCACGAAGACACCGGGGAGGCGACGGTGTTCGTGCATGACGGCCATCCCGGGGGTGCGGGATTTGCCGAACGCGGTTATGCCGCGATTGTCCCGTGGCTGGCCGCAACGCGGGAGGCGATCGTCTCCTGCGAGTGCCCGACGGGATGCCCGTCCTGCGTCCAGTCGCCGAAGTGCGGGAACGGCAACGAGCCGCTGGACAAGGCGGGGGCAGTGGCTGTGCTGGGCACCGTGCTCGGGGCGTTGCGTCAACACGGCACCTAG